The genomic interval TATGTTAATACCAAAATTATCAACCAGAGGAGGTGTTGTGTCTTGTGTAAATCCGTATACTGATGACAATAAAAGATAATAGAATAGTAATTTTTTCATGAAGATTGGTTACTTAAAATTTAATGACACCTCAACATTAATTATACCAATATTTAAATTTTTTTAGTGATAGTCTATTTAGTCTTTTAATTTCGTATTAGAAGAAATTACAGTCTTCTCAATATAGTTATCCATTAAGTACACAAGACTCGTCATGGTGGCCGCTCCTAACTCAAGTTCACGCTTATTAACTGCATCAAAAGTGTCATTTGCAGCATGGTGATGATCAAAATACCGTTGTGAATCTGGTCTTAAGCCAGCCAAAACAATTCCATCATTGGTGTCTTTTAAAGGTCCAATATCTGCTCCACTTCCTCCTTGGGTAAAGTCATGAATTAGATAAGGTTCAAACAGTGATTTCCAACTTTCAACTTGTTTAAAATTAGCCTCATCACTATCAAAAGAAAATCCTCTTGGTGTAAATCCACCAGAATCACTTTCTAATGCAAAAATGTGGTTCTCTTTATTTCGCTTTGCTTCTGCAGCGTATTTTCTACCTCCACGCAAACCATTTTCTTCGTTCATAAAAAGAACTACTCGTATGCTATGCTTAGGCCTATAATCAATGGCTTTCATAAGTCGCAATACCTCCATGCTTTGGACCACACCAGCTCCATCGTCATGAGAACCATCGCCAAGATCCCAAGAATCTAAATGCCCTCCTATCACCATATATTCATTTGGGAATGTAGTACCAGTAATTTCCCCTATTACATTATGAGATTCTACCTCGCCTTTATTTTCGCAAGACATTTTATAAAAAAATCGAGTATTTGGATTTAATTTTAAAGAAGTACTTAATAGCTCGGCTCCCTTAGTACTTATAGCAGCGGCAGGTATTCTTTTAGAAACTGGTAAGTCACCATAAGACATCGATCCTGTATGAGGTAAATCATCAAGGCTATGGGTTACAGATCGTACAATCACTCCTACTGCACCTAATTTTCCAGCTTCCATAGCACCAGCATACCGTTGATCTACACAACCTCCATAAGCTTGAAACGTACGTATCAACTCCTCAGCCATAGGCCGATTAAAGAAAACGATTTTTCCTTTTATAGCTTCTCTACCTAAGTCTTTTAACTCTTCAATACCTTGAACTTCTACAACATTTGCCTTTAGTCCTGTAGTCTTTGTGCGCACAGAACCACCCAATGCACAGATAGGCACCTCTGTGATTTGAGCATTATCACCCTCAATATAAGCTCGCTCTGGTGCACCGCGCACCCATTTGGGTACCATTACAGGTTGCAACCATACGTTGTCTAAACCTACTTTTTCTAATTCTTCTTTAGTCCATCGTACTGCTACTTCGGCACCATGGCTTCCGCTTAACCTAGATCCTATTTGATTAGATAAGTGGTCTAACCATTGATAACTGTTTCCGTCTGATAAGGATGCAGTATATATTTTTCTTAATGTTATGGAATCTGATTGCGTTTGCGCTTTCGCGAAAGCTAAGTTAGCTACTAAAAAAACTAACGTAATTGCTCTAAGAATAGATTTATTCATTTTCTAGTTGTGCTTTATATTCGGAAATATTTTCCTTTGTTTTCTCATCCAATTCTGGCTCTTGAATATCTGAATACATTTTGAGTGTTTCCAAAAGTATGGTGGCAACCGCAAGACGTGCTGCTGGTTTATTATCTGCAGGTATAATGTACCATGGTGCTTTTTCTGTAGATGTGCGATTAATGGCATCTTGGTAATAATCTTGATACTCATCCCACAATTTGCGCTCTTTTAAATCTCCTGCAGAAAATTTCCAGTTTTTTTCTTGCTTATCGAGACGACGTAATAATCTATTTTTTTGTTCTTCTTTTGAAAGGTGTAAAAAGAATTTATAAATGATAGTTCCATTTTGCGCAAGGTGCTTTTCAAAATTCTTGATTTGCTCAAAACGAGCATCCCAAAATTGATCATCAATATCCTGTACGGAAGTTACACCTGGTAAATTCTCATTCAATATATATTCTGGATGAACTCTAGTAACAAGTACGTTCTCGTAATGTGTGCGGTTATGTACTCCAAATTTACCCCTTTGCGGTAATGCTATGTAATGCCTCCAAAGATAATCATGACTCAACTCAAGCTCTGTAGGCACTTTGAAACTAGTGACTTCCACCCCACGAACGTTGAAATCTTTGAAGACTTCACGTATTAAACTATCTTTACCAGAAGTGTCCATTCCTTGTAAACAAATCAGGACACTGTATGAATCGTGCGCATATAAGGTGTCCTGGAGCTTTCCTAATTTTTTACGAACCTTCTTTAATTTTTTTTCTAATTCCTTTTCATTTTGGTCTGCATAAAGTGTCGTCTCTAAATTTGATAAAGTGATCTCACTTTTTACCTCAAATGTTTCTGGTTTTAGATCTTTCATAAATTCTTATTTACTGGCAAAAAGTTTTACATCTGCTTCTGAGACTTCTGGACCACTTAATATAATAAGACGCTCTACAACATTGCGCAATTCACGGATATTACCTGTCCAATCATAAGCTTTAAGTAAATCAATAGCCTTTTCAGAAAATTTCTTTTGAGCTGTTCCTTGCTCCTCAGAAATCTTTTTTGCAAAGTGTTTTATGAGTATAGGTACATCATCTCTTCTATCATTAAGGGCAGGCACTTTTATTAATATGACTGCAAGTCTGTGATATAGGTCCTCTCTAAATCTTCCTTCGGATATTTCTTCTTTAAGATTTTTATTAGTGGCTGCTACTACACGCACATCCACCTTTATGTCCTTATCGCTTCCTACCCTTTGCACTCTACTTTCTTGTAAAGCACGCAACACCTTTGCTTGTGCAGATAGACTCATATCTCCTATTTCATCAAGAAATATGGTTCCCCCATTTGCTGCTTCAAATTTACCAGCTCTATCTTTATTTGCGCTTGTAAAGGCACCCTTTACATGACCAAACAATTCACTTTCAATAAGCTCTGAAGGAATCGCGGCACAGTTTACTTCTATAAGAGCTCCCTTAGACCGTTCACTTTTCTCATGAAGCCAGTGAGCAACTAGCTCTTTACCTGTACCATTAGGACCGGTAATTAATACACGAGCATCTGTAGGAGCTACTTTTTCAATCATCTCCTTAATTTGTCCTATCTCGGGACTGTTACCTACCATCTCGTACTTCTTGCTTACTTTCTTCTTGAGCTGGATGTTTTCAACAACTAGTGTCTTTTTATCCAGTGCATTGCGCACCGTATTTAATAATCTATTTAAATCTGGTGGCTTAGAAATATAATCAAAGGCTCCTAGCCTCATTGTATTTACTGCCGTGTCTAAATCACCATGTCCTGATATCATGACTACTGGTGTTTCTGGTTTAAATTTTCTGGCCGCTTCTAATACTTCCACACCATCCATTTTAGGCATTTTTATATCACAAAGAACAAGATCGTAGTCACCTTCTCTTATTTTATTAATACCCTCAAGTCCATCTGCTGCTTCCTCTACTTCATATTCTTTACTTTCCTCAGATAGGATTTTTGTAAGTACTCTTCGTATTGCCGCTTCGTCTTCTATCAGTAATATTTTTGCCATCCTTATATTTTAAATTTTAGTCCAGTGCGACCGTAAAAGCTATTTTGATCGTTAATTGTAAATACATCATCTTGATCCCTATTTCTTAAACGAATATCATTAAGAATGGTGTGTCCAGCATATATATACAAAACTAAATTATCTGTAAAACAATACTCATATCCCATGCCCCCTAATAAAATAGTCATTGAGATACTTTCGCCTGTGTTTATTTCATCAGTATCTGTTACAACAGCAACATTATTCTGAATGTTTGCATAAAACCCGTCTAATGTCACAAAAGCTTGAAAAATATGCTTTTGCTCTGCTCCAAAATAACGTTTAATATTTGATTTTGGAACTCCAAGTGTAAAAGACCAATCTGGATGAAACTCCCGATAGTAATTTACAAAAGGTAGTGGAAACGGTCTTCCAGACTCTGTATCGTAGCGTCCTCCCAGAATTAATCGCCACGGTTTGCTTAGTCCTTCGTCTGTCTTATCATTTATAAAATAAACTGCTCCAGTATAAATTAAATCATCATTCGTAAAACTATCATTACTAAAATTTGAGGTCAGGATCCCAGCGGCTCTTGCACCAAACCTCCATTTTTCATTAAGCTTAAAGGTATATCCCAAAGACAAAGAAAATGACTGAAAACGTGTTAAATCAGATCTGCTAAAAGGCGTTTCGTCATTAAATTTAAGATTTACATTACGGTATTCAAATCCTGGTACTAAATATGCGTCTTCAGATACTTTGAAAGGTGCATTCACAAATGTTCTAAATCTCCTGAATGAATTATCAGAATCAGATTGTGGAAAATAGGTGTACTCTACTCTTGCTAAATCTGTAAGTTGTGCAGTTGCCCTTGTAAAAGATACAAGGCATATCATAATGATAAAATATTTAGTCATTTGCTAGCTCAGTATTTGGGTTATTACCTTTTTTAGGAATAGAAAAGTGCGTTTGTGTTGGATTAAACACGTGTACATCTCTCTGCGGAAAAGGAATGGTAATTCCGCTTTCGCGAAAGCGGTCGTCTATCGCAAATCGTATGGAACTTTTTATACGAGGATCAACAAAACTATCTCTTACAAAAAAATAAACTCCAAAATCTAACGAAGAGTCTCCAAAATTTTCAAAGAGTACAAACGGTTTTGGATGCTTAAGGATCTCTTTGTGATCATCCACACATTTTAGAAGAATTTTTTCCACCTTTCGAGTATCACTTCCGTAAGCGACGCCCACTTTAACCAACTCTCGAGTCGTTTTGTGATTCTGTGTGTAGTTATAGATGGTATCTGTTATAAATTTATGATTAGGGATAATGATCACTTTATCATCTCTAGTAAGCGCTCTTGTTGTTCTTAATTTGATTTCAAAAACTCGCCCTACTCTTCCATCCATTTCGATAATATCACCTGCTGTGAGAGATTTATCTACCATGATTAATATGCCTCCTATTACATCTTGAAAGATTTCTTGCAAAGCAAGCCCTAAACCTACGAAGAGTGCTGCAGAAGCTGTAAGTAATACTGTAATATTAATACCAGATGCACTCATTGTAGCTAGTATGACAACAATGTAAACGATATACTTTATAAACTTAAATACGCTTACAAATTTGAGTTTGTCATCCCCCTCCATCTTTCTAGTGAGTAGTACACGTACCCACTTTAGAATAACGCTCGTAAGAATAAATGCGACAATGACTAAGATAATATGACCAACGGTAAAACTTATACCATTATCATTATCACCAAAACCTATTTTATAGGCGAGGAATTTTTCAATATTACCCCATATATCCT from Dokdonia sp. Hel_I_53 carries:
- a CDS encoding DUF6268 family outer membrane beta-barrel protein, whose product is MTKYFIIMICLVSFTRATAQLTDLARVEYTYFPQSDSDNSFRRFRTFVNAPFKVSEDAYLVPGFEYRNVNLKFNDETPFSRSDLTRFQSFSLSLGYTFKLNEKWRFGARAAGILTSNFSNDSFTNDDLIYTGAVYFINDKTDEGLSKPWRLILGGRYDTESGRPFPLPFVNYYREFHPDWSFTLGVPKSNIKRYFGAEQKHIFQAFVTLDGFYANIQNNVAVVTDTDEINTGESISMTILLGGMGYEYCFTDNLVLYIYAGHTILNDIRLRNRDQDDVFTINDQNSFYGRTGLKFKI
- a CDS encoding sigma-54-dependent transcriptional regulator encodes the protein MAKILLIEDEAAIRRVLTKILSEESKEYEVEEAADGLEGINKIREGDYDLVLCDIKMPKMDGVEVLEAARKFKPETPVVMISGHGDLDTAVNTMRLGAFDYISKPPDLNRLLNTVRNALDKKTLVVENIQLKKKVSKKYEMVGNSPEIGQIKEMIEKVAPTDARVLITGPNGTGKELVAHWLHEKSERSKGALIEVNCAAIPSELIESELFGHVKGAFTSANKDRAGKFEAANGGTIFLDEIGDMSLSAQAKVLRALQESRVQRVGSDKDIKVDVRVVAATNKNLKEEISEGRFREDLYHRLAVILIKVPALNDRRDDVPILIKHFAKKISEEQGTAQKKFSEKAIDLLKAYDWTGNIRELRNVVERLIILSGPEVSEADVKLFASK
- a CDS encoding mechanosensitive ion channel family protein — its product is MVKILALFFFLQEEAVDKVKEVIEEDIWGNIEKFLAYKIGFGDNDNGISFTVGHIILVIVAFILTSVILKWVRVLLTRKMEGDDKLKFVSVFKFIKYIVYIVVILATMSASGINITVLLTASAALFVGLGLALQEIFQDVIGGILIMVDKSLTAGDIIEMDGRVGRVFEIKLRTTRALTRDDKVIIIPNHKFITDTIYNYTQNHKTTRELVKVGVAYGSDTRKVEKILLKCVDDHKEILKHPKPFVLFENFGDSSLDFGVYFFVRDSFVDPRIKSSIRFAIDDRFRESGITIPFPQRDVHVFNPTQTHFSIPKKGNNPNTELAND
- a CDS encoding M20/M25/M40 family metallo-hydrolase; this encodes MNKSILRAITLVFLVANLAFAKAQTQSDSITLRKIYTASLSDGNSYQWLDHLSNQIGSRLSGSHGAEVAVRWTKEELEKVGLDNVWLQPVMVPKWVRGAPERAYIEGDNAQITEVPICALGGSVRTKTTGLKANVVEVQGIEELKDLGREAIKGKIVFFNRPMAEELIRTFQAYGGCVDQRYAGAMEAGKLGAVGVIVRSVTHSLDDLPHTGSMSYGDLPVSKRIPAAAISTKGAELLSTSLKLNPNTRFFYKMSCENKGEVESHNVIGEITGTTFPNEYMVIGGHLDSWDLGDGSHDDGAGVVQSMEVLRLMKAIDYRPKHSIRVVLFMNEENGLRGGRKYAAEAKRNKENHIFALESDSGGFTPRGFSFDSDEANFKQVESWKSLFEPYLIHDFTQGGSGADIGPLKDTNDGIVLAGLRPDSQRYFDHHHAANDTFDAVNKRELELGAATMTSLVYLMDNYIEKTVISSNTKLKD
- a CDS encoding PPK2 family polyphosphate kinase, with the protein product MKDLKPETFEVKSEITLSNLETTLYADQNEKELEKKLKKVRKKLGKLQDTLYAHDSYSVLICLQGMDTSGKDSLIREVFKDFNVRGVEVTSFKVPTELELSHDYLWRHYIALPQRGKFGVHNRTHYENVLVTRVHPEYILNENLPGVTSVQDIDDQFWDARFEQIKNFEKHLAQNGTIIYKFFLHLSKEEQKNRLLRRLDKQEKNWKFSAGDLKERKLWDEYQDYYQDAINRTSTEKAPWYIIPADNKPAARLAVATILLETLKMYSDIQEPELDEKTKENISEYKAQLENE